The following coding sequences lie in one Rhodohalobacter barkolensis genomic window:
- a CDS encoding serine/threonine-protein kinase encodes MKASQWKKINTLFKEIVDLDPERRSERLKTVKTNDPLIYEELITLLKADSDHTSLLDGFAIDHVDLSDLFPLEGVQVGPFLIEKKIGSGGMGNVYLANRTEGGFEQSVALKLIKYGMGSDQAISRFLGERSILARLQHPHIARLIDGGITGEERPWFAMEYVKGKNILEYCREMQISLNDKLKLILDVIDAVQYAHKNLIVHRDLKPDNIMVTGDDESPMIKLLDFGIAQILEDSEPEQFGVKAMTRAYASPEQMRGESTSTASDIYSLGVILAELLTGCHPKKDYRKENCTSVPISKELRAIIDKAMQDDPSERYENVSELSHEIRDWMAQRPVYSFSRKPLYRLKKWMNRNRVASFIGIFSIVSITILVLVYTHELKNETERAQQEALRATRIASVLGSSLRSIDPMQNRGEELSALGMVNMSTAYINNELANDPRTRSELLITMANIYANLIEHEQADSVSSIAVELYQQLEDTTSFTYIDMLADRSIILDKAGKYDEGLAMMHRAVDLANRYLEPGSLEFASVHLDYTYHLDVNQEYARADSILKMLKPIYENNREEAGETYDDFVFYMGTNYRRTGKFEEAEEYLYRSLELSRARHPGIHEQVASTLNHISSLYQNMGRFEEAIPYAIEAHEMRLEIFGPAHLNTLAAHSNTARAYSGAERLEEAAETYRDVLAIFREEYGNENFYISGILQSYGNVYLRMANYSRAETIIRESLEHGERLLPADHIRLSYPLKGLADALRKQGRFEEAISYAERAYALRSTLPDDNVDQIGARFTLGICLWNLNRQDEAESHLSDALTYFKSRPDRYSAQIAEIHGLGFE; translated from the coding sequence ATGAAAGCATCCCAGTGGAAGAAAATCAACACCTTGTTCAAAGAGATCGTGGATCTGGATCCGGAACGAAGATCCGAACGCCTGAAAACTGTAAAGACAAATGATCCGCTCATATATGAGGAATTGATCACTCTACTCAAAGCCGACTCCGATCACACTTCTTTACTGGATGGGTTTGCTATAGACCATGTGGATCTTTCGGACTTGTTTCCGCTTGAAGGCGTTCAGGTTGGCCCTTTTTTAATTGAAAAAAAGATTGGTTCAGGAGGGATGGGGAATGTATATCTGGCCAATCGCACTGAGGGAGGTTTTGAACAATCTGTCGCGCTTAAGCTGATAAAATATGGGATGGGCTCGGATCAGGCGATCAGTCGTTTCTTGGGCGAGCGAAGCATTCTGGCCCGGCTGCAGCACCCACATATTGCAAGACTGATAGACGGTGGAATAACCGGCGAGGAACGGCCATGGTTTGCCATGGAGTATGTGAAGGGGAAAAATATTCTTGAATACTGCAGAGAAATGCAGATCTCCCTAAACGACAAATTAAAACTGATCCTTGACGTAATCGATGCCGTTCAGTATGCTCATAAAAACCTGATTGTTCATCGAGATCTGAAACCGGATAACATTATGGTTACCGGTGATGATGAATCCCCCATGATCAAGCTGCTGGATTTCGGTATTGCACAAATTCTGGAAGATTCAGAACCTGAACAGTTCGGTGTGAAGGCCATGACCAGGGCCTACGCTTCACCTGAGCAGATGAGGGGTGAATCAACGTCAACAGCTTCAGATATTTACAGTCTGGGAGTTATTTTAGCTGAATTACTTACCGGTTGCCATCCAAAGAAGGATTACAGAAAGGAGAACTGCACTTCTGTTCCGATCTCAAAAGAGTTGCGTGCTATTATCGATAAAGCCATGCAGGACGACCCATCAGAAAGGTATGAAAATGTTTCTGAACTTAGCCATGAGATCAGAGACTGGATGGCACAGCGTCCGGTGTATTCATTTTCGAGAAAGCCACTTTATCGTCTGAAAAAATGGATGAATCGAAACCGGGTGGCATCCTTTATTGGAATATTTTCAATTGTATCGATCACCATTCTGGTATTGGTGTATACCCATGAACTGAAAAACGAAACAGAGAGAGCACAGCAGGAAGCACTCAGGGCTACACGGATTGCTTCTGTGCTTGGAAGTTCGCTGAGATCGATTGACCCGATGCAAAATCGGGGAGAGGAATTATCGGCTCTAGGTATGGTGAACATGAGTACAGCATACATCAATAATGAGTTAGCCAACGACCCGAGAACCCGCTCCGAACTTTTGATTACGATGGCAAATATATATGCTAACCTGATCGAGCATGAACAAGCTGATTCCGTTTCCTCTATAGCTGTAGAGCTTTATCAGCAGCTAGAAGACACAACAAGTTTTACCTATATCGATATGCTGGCTGACCGGTCCATCATTCTTGACAAAGCCGGGAAGTACGACGAAGGTCTGGCTATGATGCACCGTGCTGTTGATCTTGCCAACCGCTATTTAGAACCCGGCTCACTTGAGTTTGCCAGCGTTCATCTTGACTACACCTACCATTTGGATGTCAATCAGGAGTATGCCCGGGCCGACTCCATACTCAAAATGTTGAAGCCGATCTATGAAAACAATCGTGAAGAAGCCGGTGAGACGTATGATGATTTTGTTTTTTATATGGGCACTAATTACAGGCGAACAGGTAAATTTGAAGAAGCCGAAGAGTACCTATACAGATCGCTGGAGCTGAGTCGGGCGCGGCATCCCGGTATTCACGAACAGGTTGCTTCTACCTTGAATCACATCTCCAGCCTGTACCAGAATATGGGGCGGTTTGAGGAAGCGATACCCTACGCTATTGAAGCTCATGAAATGCGTCTGGAGATTTTTGGTCCGGCTCATCTCAACACGTTAGCAGCCCATTCTAATACCGCACGAGCCTATTCCGGGGCAGAAAGACTTGAGGAAGCCGCCGAAACCTATCGTGATGTTCTTGCAATATTCAGAGAAGAGTATGGAAACGAAAATTTCTACATATCGGGTATTCTACAAAGCTACGGAAATGTGTATCTGCGAATGGCAAACTATAGCCGGGCTGAAACAATTATTCGTGAAAGCCTGGAACACGGGGAGAGACTCCTGCCTGCAGACCACATTCGCTTATCCTATCCTCTGAAAGGACTAGCCGACGCCCTCAGAAAACAGGGGAGGTTTGAAGAGGCAATATCTTATGCAGAACGAGCCTACGCGTTGAGAAGTACTCTTCCGGACGACAATGTTGACCAGATTGGTGCTCGGTTCACACTGGGTATCTGTCTTTGGAATCTAAACAGACAGGATGAAGCTGAAAGCCACCTGAGTGATGCTCTTACTTATTTCAAAAGCCGGCCTGATCGGTATTCGGCTCAGATTGCAGAGATTCACGGTCTGGGATTTGAGTAA
- the ccsA gene encoding cytochrome c biogenesis protein CcsA, whose product MNFNYTDALLKIWKYIVAFWMTLVIIVGFSIEIPQIDILEQTARNLFLHVPMWFTMMIAFTMAFYFSIRYLNDEEMKWDRKAETATAVGLIFGICGLLTGSLWARFTWGTWWTFAEPRMNLSALAMMIFVAYFILRTAFNDPEKRAKISAVYNIFGVTTIPFLLYIIPRQLPSLHPGADGNPAFSDMTAPELRIIFYPAVIGFIGLSIWMMDIINRYKRIKELTEEAQIS is encoded by the coding sequence ATGAATTTTAATTATACAGACGCTCTCTTGAAGATCTGGAAGTACATTGTAGCATTTTGGATGACACTAGTCATCATTGTTGGCTTTTCGATCGAGATTCCGCAGATCGATATTCTGGAACAGACCGCTCGAAATCTCTTTCTGCATGTGCCGATGTGGTTTACCATGATGATCGCATTCACGATGGCATTCTATTTCAGCATTCGATATCTGAATGATGAGGAGATGAAATGGGATCGCAAGGCTGAAACCGCAACGGCTGTCGGGCTTATATTTGGTATCTGCGGGCTCCTGACCGGATCGCTCTGGGCACGATTTACATGGGGCACCTGGTGGACCTTTGCCGAGCCGCGAATGAATCTTTCAGCTCTGGCCATGATGATATTTGTAGCCTATTTCATTCTGCGAACGGCTTTTAATGATCCTGAAAAACGAGCGAAGATCTCAGCGGTCTACAATATTTTTGGTGTAACCACCATTCCGTTTCTGCTCTACATCATCCCGCGTCAGCTGCCGAGCCTGCATCCCGGAGCGGACGGCAATCCGGCTTTCAGTGATATGACGGCACCGGAACTCAGAATTATTTTTTATCCGGCCGTAATTGGATTTATCGGCCTATCCATATGGATGATGGATATCATCAACCGCTATAAGCGAATCAAAGAATTGACTGAAGAAGCTCAGATATCATGA
- a CDS encoding CcmD family protein, with protein MNLISVQDTVNTAVDTLSQSYGDRWEGTGAEESSALIQFMSSNDLIYVVLGVSLIIWFVLLFVMFRVDRKITGLEEKLEASKRSDESTETDSDENI; from the coding sequence ATGAATCTAATTTCTGTACAAGATACGGTAAATACCGCCGTTGATACGTTATCACAAAGCTATGGCGATCGCTGGGAAGGAACAGGGGCGGAGGAGTCATCCGCATTAATCCAGTTTATGTCATCCAACGATCTGATCTACGTGGTTCTGGGTGTGAGCCTGATCATCTGGTTTGTACTGCTTTTTGTGATGTTTCGTGTGGATCGGAAAATAACCGGACTCGAAGAGAAACTGGAAGCATCAAAACGCTCAGACGAATCAACTGAAACAGACAGCGACGAAAACATTTAA
- a CDS encoding heme lyase CcmF/NrfE family subunit, translating into MIAQIGNLFLSGAFAVSFAGLILYALSSIKEEKKFETYANWLWMAKGLFVLISSGALIYLIMTHQFQYYYVWNYTSLDLESRYLFSAFYGGQEGSFMLWVLCGFLVGAGLIRWTRKPYRAPVMFVMMLTQLFLLSMVVGWDFGFTKIGASPFRTIAQEMPNAPFIQANPDFVPSDGSGLNDLLKSPWMMIHPPIIFVGFAMMTVPFAFAIASLWTKTYHEWIRPALPWTLAANVSLLTAIFLGGYWAYETLSFGGYWAWDPVENASLVPWLIGTAGIHAMIIQRKSSRAHKASLFFAILAYVAVIYQTFLTRSGVLAEQSVHSFVDLGLYGQLLLFILVITIMGIGFYLYRYREIPSVDKESDFLSKEFMTFTGAILLFILGFVIIIGTSSPILGRLFVDNPTPPEIQFYNDWSMPIVILMAFATVIGQYLFWQKHTWESLAGKMIMPLILTSIFTVVSIVFGEVRNLYYMVFIFAGWFAVIGNGAVLFELVRKNPKVIGGTITHIGFGALLLGIIASSVYTEPLLDERTTQYNSRIAAGDVFDEEGFPVTQPVEMFELEINRPKLVNDKYMVTYEGFDVSDSPRPGQQTYRLKFEPIDGGDTFYMDPVVYPMMTTSSMDNIDWSVDPHVRTGWLSDVYLYVAGSKYVAGRNEEIDQERRLQRMAQTGAEQDSTIEDTQKIEIKEGESIDAGPFSFTFMQFTPASEESLPENTQIGVRAQVRVEHTPSGNAYDVEPLFAVYTEDGRSYTYSPPLKIDRWDMDVFFSSIYPETDTIELTVEGLDEEFEEDWVLIVAEKKPFVSIVWLGTFMLMAGFSISILRHWEREKAVKREEE; encoded by the coding sequence ATGATTGCACAAATCGGTAATCTCTTTTTAAGCGGTGCATTTGCCGTTTCATTTGCAGGCTTGATTCTCTATGCTCTCTCTTCCATCAAAGAGGAAAAGAAATTTGAAACCTACGCCAACTGGCTCTGGATGGCAAAAGGACTTTTTGTTCTGATCTCATCCGGGGCATTGATCTACCTGATCATGACTCATCAGTTTCAGTACTACTACGTCTGGAACTACACAAGCCTTGACCTGGAGTCTCGGTATCTCTTTTCAGCCTTTTATGGCGGACAGGAGGGAAGCTTTATGCTTTGGGTTCTCTGCGGTTTCCTGGTAGGTGCGGGACTGATCCGCTGGACCCGAAAGCCCTACCGCGCCCCGGTGATGTTTGTGATGATGCTGACTCAACTCTTTCTGCTTTCCATGGTTGTGGGTTGGGATTTTGGATTCACCAAAATAGGGGCTTCACCTTTCCGAACTATTGCCCAGGAGATGCCGAATGCACCGTTTATTCAGGCCAACCCCGATTTTGTACCGTCTGACGGCTCCGGTTTGAATGATCTGCTGAAAAGTCCCTGGATGATGATTCACCCGCCAATCATCTTTGTTGGATTTGCCATGATGACGGTCCCGTTTGCGTTTGCCATTGCATCACTCTGGACAAAAACTTATCACGAGTGGATTCGTCCGGCACTGCCCTGGACGCTCGCAGCAAACGTATCGCTATTGACAGCCATTTTTCTTGGCGGATACTGGGCGTACGAAACGCTGTCGTTTGGCGGTTACTGGGCTTGGGATCCGGTTGAAAATGCATCGCTTGTGCCATGGCTGATCGGAACGGCCGGAATCCACGCGATGATCATTCAGCGTAAAAGTTCACGCGCTCATAAAGCCTCCCTCTTTTTTGCGATTTTGGCGTACGTCGCCGTGATATATCAAACCTTTTTAACGAGATCCGGTGTCCTTGCCGAGCAGTCGGTTCACAGTTTTGTGGATCTGGGACTCTATGGTCAGCTGCTGCTCTTCATTCTCGTGATCACCATTATGGGAATCGGCTTCTATCTCTACCGATACCGGGAGATTCCATCCGTGGATAAGGAGTCCGATTTTCTGAGCAAGGAGTTCATGACCTTTACCGGAGCGATTCTGCTCTTTATCCTTGGATTTGTCATCATTATCGGGACCAGTTCACCGATTTTAGGGCGACTTTTTGTAGACAACCCAACCCCACCCGAAATTCAGTTTTATAATGACTGGAGCATGCCGATTGTGATTCTCATGGCGTTTGCGACGGTGATCGGGCAGTACCTGTTCTGGCAAAAACATACCTGGGAGAGCCTGGCCGGGAAGATGATTATGCCGCTCATTCTGACATCCATTTTTACAGTAGTTTCGATCGTATTTGGTGAGGTAAGAAACCTGTACTACATGGTATTCATTTTTGCCGGTTGGTTTGCCGTTATTGGTAACGGTGCGGTTCTTTTTGAATTGGTTCGCAAGAACCCGAAAGTAATCGGGGGTACGATCACACATATCGGATTTGGAGCTCTGCTGCTTGGAATTATCGCTTCATCGGTCTACACCGAACCGCTGCTCGATGAACGTACTACGCAGTATAATTCACGAATTGCTGCGGGTGATGTTTTTGATGAAGAAGGATTTCCGGTTACACAGCCGGTTGAGATGTTTGAACTGGAGATCAATCGTCCTAAACTAGTCAATGATAAGTATATGGTGACCTATGAAGGGTTTGACGTATCCGATTCGCCACGTCCGGGTCAGCAGACCTACCGCTTAAAGTTTGAACCGATTGATGGCGGTGACACATTTTATATGGATCCTGTTGTATATCCGATGATGACCACATCATCCATGGATAATATTGATTGGTCGGTAGATCCCCACGTTCGAACCGGGTGGCTGAGTGATGTCTATCTCTATGTAGCCGGCAGTAAATATGTTGCGGGACGAAATGAGGAGATTGATCAGGAGCGGAGATTACAACGAATGGCACAAACCGGTGCAGAACAGGATTCAACGATTGAGGATACTCAGAAAATTGAAATCAAGGAAGGTGAGTCGATCGATGCCGGACCCTTTTCATTTACATTTATGCAGTTCACACCGGCCAGCGAGGAGAGTCTGCCCGAAAATACTCAGATTGGAGTGAGGGCACAGGTTCGTGTTGAACACACGCCATCGGGTAATGCGTACGATGTTGAGCCGCTATTTGCCGTTTACACCGAAGATGGACGAAGTTACACCTATTCACCGCCGTTGAAGATTGACCGGTGGGATATGGATGTCTTTTTCAGCAGTATCTATCCGGAAACCGACACCATTGAACTTACTGTTGAGGGACTTGATGAAGAGTTTGAAGAGGACTGGGTTTTGATTGTAGCGGAGAAGAAACCGTTCGTTTCGATCGTATGGCTGGGTACGTTTATGCTCATGGCCGGATTCTCCATTTCGATTTTAAGACACTGGGAGAGAGAGAAGGCGGTGAAGAGGGAAGAAGAGTAA
- a CDS encoding ion transporter encodes MEAGNQLSFKERLNKIIFEADTPSGKAFDIILIVSIVISVLVVMLDSVSSYRAVYGDWFFKIEWVITILFTFEYILRLTTAERSRGYIFSFYGFVDLLSFLPTYLSLLIPGTQFFLVIRILRVLRVFRVLKFTRYIVEADQLRNALASSRRKIIIFVYTVITITVIVGSLMHVIEGPENGFTSIPRGIYWAIVTLTTVGYGDISPQTNLGQMVSAIIMILGYGIIAIPTGIFTAEFSRVNRDKQTTKTCPHCSKEGHDSDAEYCKYCGGKLNPE; translated from the coding sequence ATGGAGGCCGGCAATCAATTGAGCTTTAAGGAACGCCTGAATAAAATCATTTTTGAAGCCGATACCCCAAGCGGAAAAGCCTTTGATATAATTCTTATCGTTAGCATTGTTATCAGCGTGCTTGTGGTGATGCTCGATAGCGTCTCAAGCTATCGAGCAGTTTACGGCGACTGGTTTTTCAAAATTGAGTGGGTTATCACTATACTTTTCACCTTCGAATATATACTTCGGCTTACAACCGCAGAACGGTCCAGGGGTTATATTTTTAGTTTTTACGGGTTCGTGGACCTGCTCTCTTTTTTACCCACTTATCTAAGTTTATTAATTCCGGGCACTCAGTTCTTTCTGGTGATTCGTATACTCAGGGTTTTAAGAGTATTCCGGGTACTCAAATTTACCCGCTACATTGTCGAGGCCGATCAGCTTCGCAATGCACTGGCTTCATCCCGACGCAAAATTATTATTTTTGTTTACACCGTTATAACCATAACCGTTATTGTCGGGTCTTTAATGCACGTTATTGAAGGTCCCGAAAATGGTTTTACCAGCATTCCCAGAGGGATATACTGGGCTATTGTTACATTAACCACAGTAGGTTACGGTGATATTTCTCCGCAGACGAATTTAGGTCAGATGGTTTCAGCGATAATCATGATTTTGGGATATGGAATTATTGCAATACCGACCGGGATATTTACTGCTGAATTTAGCCGCGTGAATCGTGACAAACAGACGACCAAGACCTGTCCTCACTGTTCAAAAGAGGGACATGATTCCGATGCGGAATATTGCAAATATTGTGGCGGCAAGCTCAATCCCGAATAA
- a CDS encoding cytochrome c maturation protein CcmE encodes MKPKLLIGIFSIVIFTSLLMYNFGNSISTYVNFEQAENRTNSHVVGKWDKTGDYGFSRETMQFSFHMEDEDGNIRRVVYSRPKPNNFEQATQLVVIGEMRNNVFYANEMLMKCPSKYNENPDFEPAETAGM; translated from the coding sequence ATGAAGCCTAAATTATTAATCGGAATTTTTTCAATTGTGATCTTTACATCACTGTTGATGTACAATTTTGGCAACAGTATCAGTACGTATGTCAATTTTGAACAGGCTGAAAACCGAACCAATTCACATGTGGTTGGCAAGTGGGACAAGACAGGCGATTACGGATTTTCCCGCGAAACGATGCAGTTCTCATTTCATATGGAAGATGAGGATGGAAATATTCGTCGCGTGGTCTATTCGAGGCCCAAACCCAATAACTTTGAACAGGCCACCCAGCTTGTTGTGATCGGTGAAATGCGAAATAATGTGTTTTACGCCAATGAAATGCTCATGAAGTGTCCGTCCAAATACAACGAAAATCCGGATTTTGAACCCGCAGAAACAGCCGGAATGTAA
- a CDS encoding thiol-activated cytolysin family protein, with protein MENQKKIHFNYLSTFTVSLLLLASFITITSCSENGTSTNPDREMTFEEVIKSGGEFEQIPDSRTTDTLSVSEPVAEDRQVEENGSIESQRWICTTKTLSVLDGNGQFPLFNTNADVIYPGSLLQGKTLANATPSPIVVERAGGTISYNLTNGNLSSTFSVDRVSKSSIQDAMNNIIANSGEEVPANFQLEIQEVQSESQLAVELGLDVSTFTTKVKSNMSFSTDREYNRFLVKLSQEYYTMSFDLPTSLSQLFDESVTPEQLATYVQPDNPATFISSVTYGRIFYMLVESTSSSQEMEARLNISYGSFDNKVSGSVDVDSFQKMNNVKIKVIAYGGDSAGSISLAGERTIEAIAERLEESTNIRTGLPLSYVVRSVERPDQVVGTKIATEYDVTNCELKGTLPPVTFRSWVDLFDDGVGAATNVKDDIVILFNGAGTEYAWFHDRQIKGEIYSIADNAAPLGVVPFDAVGSALLFEEGNIYLMNKEGTKYAPFKFTPGPLSGEPQNTQFGSYSSVFDINQWGSDNHPFAVEGMGAATKRINIPSGINYSMYLFNNDGDRYVGYQDGTFSAVTDFADWGPADQHEEFTVVGAATRIKLGATEHNIFFNKDGTEFVIFDFLGNGGAKQFSQPYVIL; from the coding sequence ATGGAAAATCAGAAAAAAATACATTTTAACTATCTCAGTACATTTACTGTAAGCTTATTGCTGCTGGCTTCTTTTATCACCATTACTTCCTGCTCCGAGAACGGGACATCCACAAATCCGGATCGGGAAATGACATTTGAGGAAGTGATTAAAAGCGGTGGTGAATTCGAGCAGATCCCCGACTCCAGAACCACCGATACCCTTTCCGTTAGCGAACCGGTAGCAGAAGACCGCCAGGTGGAAGAAAATGGCAGCATAGAATCACAGCGCTGGATCTGCACAACAAAAACCTTAAGCGTGCTCGACGGCAACGGACAGTTTCCGCTATTTAATACCAACGCAGATGTGATCTATCCCGGAAGTCTGCTGCAGGGTAAAACCCTGGCAAATGCAACTCCTTCACCTATTGTGGTTGAGAGAGCGGGAGGAACCATTTCATATAACCTGACCAATGGCAACCTCTCATCTACATTTTCTGTCGACAGGGTAAGTAAAAGCTCTATTCAGGATGCAATGAACAATATTATTGCCAATTCCGGTGAAGAAGTTCCGGCCAATTTTCAGTTGGAAATTCAGGAGGTTCAGTCTGAAAGTCAGCTGGCAGTAGAGTTGGGACTGGACGTTAGCACTTTTACCACCAAAGTGAAGTCGAATATGTCGTTCAGCACAGATCGTGAATACAATCGATTTCTTGTAAAGCTCAGCCAGGAGTACTACACCATGAGCTTTGACCTGCCCACCAGCCTCAGTCAGCTTTTTGATGAGAGTGTTACACCCGAACAGCTGGCTACATATGTGCAGCCAGACAACCCCGCAACATTTATATCATCCGTTACCTATGGTCGTATTTTTTACATGCTTGTAGAATCTACTTCCTCCAGCCAGGAGATGGAAGCCAGACTGAATATCTCCTATGGATCCTTTGACAATAAAGTGAGTGGCAGTGTAGATGTTGATAGTTTTCAGAAGATGAACAATGTGAAAATCAAAGTAATCGCCTACGGAGGTGATTCCGCCGGATCAATCAGCCTGGCAGGAGAGCGTACCATCGAAGCTATAGCTGAAAGGCTGGAAGAAAGCACCAATATCCGTACCGGACTTCCACTCTCTTATGTCGTGCGAAGCGTGGAGCGTCCCGATCAGGTCGTGGGAACCAAAATTGCGACTGAATACGACGTAACCAACTGCGAGCTAAAGGGAACCCTTCCACCGGTCACCTTCCGTTCCTGGGTTGATCTTTTTGATGATGGCGTCGGTGCGGCAACCAACGTAAAGGATGATATCGTCATCCTGTTTAACGGTGCCGGTACCGAATACGCCTGGTTCCACGACCGCCAGATCAAAGGAGAAATCTATAGCATAGCCGATAACGCGGCTCCGCTGGGTGTTGTTCCTTTTGATGCTGTAGGTTCAGCATTGTTGTTCGAAGAGGGGAATATCTACCTGATGAATAAAGAAGGCACTAAATACGCTCCATTCAAATTTACTCCGGGTCCATTATCAGGAGAGCCGCAAAATACACAATTTGGTAGTTATTCCAGTGTATTTGATATCAACCAGTGGGGAAGTGACAACCATCCTTTCGCCGTTGAAGGGATGGGCGCCGCCACAAAGCGAATTAATATACCTTCCGGTATAAATTACAGCATGTACCTCTTCAACAATGACGGAGACAGGTATGTGGGATATCAGGATGGAACATTCAGCGCTGTTACCGATTTTGCAGACTGGGGACCTGCCGATCAGCATGAGGAGTTCACCGTAGTCGGTGCAGCCACACGCATTAAACTTGGAGCGACCGAGCATAACATCTTCTTTAATAAGGACGGCACCGAGTTTGTGATCTTTGATTTCCTTGGAAATGGCGGGGCAAAACAATTTTCACAACCTTATGTCATTCTTTAA
- a CDS encoding four helix bundle protein, with amino-acid sequence MNRKELEERLIEFSVITAEIINKMPNNKFANNLANQLVRSCTSPALNYGETQSAESTKDFVHKMSIVLKELRESLNCLKIIKRTNYYHSDSPINRAITECNELVAIFHKSVQTASNRNRNRVTDRKSVNR; translated from the coding sequence ATGAACCGAAAAGAACTTGAAGAAAGGTTAATAGAATTTTCAGTCATAACAGCTGAAATTATTAATAAAATGCCAAATAATAAGTTTGCAAATAATCTTGCTAATCAGTTAGTCAGATCCTGTACTTCACCGGCCTTAAATTATGGAGAAACACAGAGTGCTGAGTCAACAAAAGATTTTGTCCATAAGATGAGTATTGTTCTTAAAGAGCTCAGGGAATCTCTGAATTGTTTAAAAATTATCAAACGAACCAATTATTACCATTCTGACTCACCAATAAATAGAGCAATTACAGAATGCAATGAATTGGTGGCAATTTTTCATAAAAGTGTTCAAACTGCAAGTAATCGTAATCGTAATCGTGTGACAGATCGGAAATCTGTAAATCGCTAA
- a CDS encoding sigma-70 family RNA polymerase sigma factor, with the protein MESPEYRITLLLNGLKESDAKAIDKIYPLIYDHLRNEAHLQLRQERAGHTLQTTALVNEAYLKLVDQDKAIYNNRSHFLAVAALTMRRILISYARKKNAEKRGGKQPALTFTDGMAPYEAQIDEFLDLDDALKKLEALDERQAQIVQYRFFGGMNYKEIAEVMGGTEHSVRYDWRVARAWLKCELG; encoded by the coding sequence ATGGAATCTCCTGAATATCGTATAACATTGCTGCTGAATGGGTTGAAAGAAAGCGACGCCAAGGCCATCGACAAAATATATCCATTGATATACGATCACTTGAGAAATGAAGCTCACCTTCAACTTAGACAAGAAAGAGCCGGGCATACCTTACAAACTACGGCACTGGTCAATGAGGCTTACCTAAAACTGGTAGATCAGGATAAGGCTATCTATAATAATCGTTCTCATTTTTTAGCCGTTGCTGCCCTTACCATGCGCAGAATTCTGATAAGCTACGCCAGAAAAAAGAACGCGGAAAAACGTGGAGGCAAACAGCCTGCCTTAACTTTTACAGATGGAATGGCCCCCTACGAGGCACAAATCGATGAATTTCTGGACCTGGATGACGCCCTTAAAAAATTAGAAGCCTTGGACGAACGTCAGGCTCAGATTGTCCAGTATCGTTTTTTTGGTGGGATGAACTATAAGGAAATTGCTGAAGTAATGGGTGGCACCGAGCACTCGGTTCGTTACGACTGGCGTGTGGCCAGAGCCTGGCTGAAATGTGAGTTGGGGTAA